The following DNA comes from Quercus robur chromosome 1, dhQueRobu3.1, whole genome shotgun sequence.
GCTGCAACAGTAATCGTCTATATTGAGGACAGATTTAGTTGGGCCGTGGGGTTCGGCATATGTGTTGTGGTTATTCTCATAGGCATAGCCATTTTCCTGCTGGGAAATCATTACTATCGGCATATTAAGCCTCAAGGAAGCCCCTTTACAAGCTTATATCGTGTTATCATTGCTGCCATTAGGAAGAGAATGATCTCAATTTCATCTAAAAGTGAGGATTACTACAGTGAGCAAGTTAGGAAAATAGAGAAGGTGGTTGCAGTGCCCACTAAAAGTTTCAGGTAAAATTTTGATGACATAAATTCTCAAAGTTAGAAATCATTGGAAGAGATCACAAATAAAACAGAAACTGAAAAGTTAGCCTGGCGCCCACTAAACACACACATATGCATAATGCTAAAACCCATTTGCCaagtaaatcttttttttattaaattctaGCTTGCCATTCCAAATAGTGAACATCCAAATAAAATTGGAAatcgaaaaagaaaaagaaaaggcaggcaggcaacacacacacacacacgtatatatatataattccacTCTGAACCTTAAACAGGATCAAGTGCGATTGGTAGCTAAAAAGGTGAAAAGTTGAGCATTATTAGAAAAGAATGTACcgatagaaaaagaaacaaatcatgTAGTAAAACTAAATACGCCAGTATAATTTTACTATTTGCTTTTTCAGAGAAACTGGAAAagtttaatttgattaattattatgAGCTAAGCAAACTCGATAATGCCATTACTCAAAGCAGGTTCCTGAATCGCACAGAATTGAAAACCAAAGGAGAAACCAACTCAGACGGCTCCATTGCTAAACCATGGAGCGCCACATTGGACCACAATTGAAAATCCCAGCAAGATCCATGATAGTCTTTATACTAGCCTCCACAGCCATCTCTTTCACTCTCATCCACCGGATCCTCTATACTATTTGGCAGAAGCTGTCTCATCAGTCTCCTACGCCTCCCCAACGGATAGCACTTGACCACATGTTCAATGCCTTACGCATGATTGTGGCAGCGCTCTTTGAGTCTAAACGGCATAAAATAACTAGAACAAACCTCCTTACATATGGCTGTCGTAGGCATTAGAGAAGCATTCCATTATCCAGGACAAGTCACACTCTATTACCAAGAATTTCCAACATCACTCCGAAGCACATCAACTTTGCAATGTATGCAACGATTATGGGAATTGCATGCTATATGAGCAATGCTGTGATAGGTCTTACTCATAAGTGACGGTCACTGTGAGTGCAATAAGTGGCTAATGGATTTCCTTTGGCTCATTTTTTCTAATGCTACCAAACAAACGAAGCACTAATTTATTGTTTGTTAAACATGATTTTCAATGTACTTGTCTCAAAGAAAATTAAtggaagaaaattgtaaaattcaCTATTTCTGTCAACTTCTTTTCTCCTCTATTTCGTCAATACAGcagaaaaaagaatttgaattgtgTTCAAGAAAGCTAAAAACAAAACTACCCTGTGTATATGATATTTGAACCTCTATAATTGGAGGAATTTTGATGAATAGACCTGCTCTGCCTATAGTACAACTTAACTACTGTTTTTTCGTGCCAGAGAGTCTCCCCCGAACTTGTTTTCCATTAACTAAGAAATCAACTGTTTCTTTACCTCCAAGAATACGCTCAATATCTGAAGAAGAGCGAAGGAACACATTTGCAAACTGTGGCGGCCCCATCTCTGGCTGAGCTTTCATGTAGATGGACTCTATACAGTCCCCAAATCTCCTACATTCAAGAAAACAGAAAGGGAATCAAAAGGTTGCAATTTGTAGTACTTATTATTGCATGTCTGTGTGTTTGTTAGTACCTTGTAATGTAGTCTTGAAGTTCTCCTTTCGAAACATGATGACCCTTAGAGAAGGTCACGAACAAAGTTCTATCTTTAGCGTGAAAACTAGGCACTATAGGAGACGGTCTAGCACTACTAGTAGCTGGTGGTAACAATTGTCGAACCGAGTTGGTCGAATTTGGTGGGACTGAAACTGAAGGGGCTTCAAGAACCGTATATGAAGGGAAACCTTCATGCCTATTCGAGAACTGGTGGGGTTGAATGAATCCAATTTGAAGCTGCAAAGATTGTACTGGTTGCGGAGGAACTATATCGCTAAACGCTACATCACACACATTCGTGACGAATGCATTAATCTTGCTTATCACCTTTTGCCTATTCTGatagaaaaaccaaaaagaaaaagctggCTTAGTAAGACTAAGCATTATCGGCAAATCTTTATCGACGTCATAAAATTGACACCCTTGGTCCAACAAGATCAGGCACGTGATTGTCTCGTTGGCTAATGCACGGAGCAATTCATCTGGTAAAGGTTGGATCACACTGACAAAGTTGGCATAGCCTATTCTTTCAAGACAATTCCAAAAGGCTACAACTTTCTTGGATTGGTTAGGGTCTAAACGCAGGTCAATCACTAACCGTTTATATATCTTGATATCAATATTGTGGAAAGCTTTAAATTGGTCAAGGGTACACCACCAATGCATTGTGCCCTGAAGGTTCTTCACGTTTTCTTTGGGGAGGTAGGGATTTCGGTAGCGGCGAAGGTGTTTGACTCTTGGGGACTTGAATATGGATCTTTGGAAAGCGGAACAGTGGTTTGTGGCTTGAGTGACATTAATGAAATAAGGGAAAAGGTCCTTCGCTTGCGCTTTatataagaggaaaaaaacGCCGCTTACTTGTCAAACAAGAAAAGGTTAGACTAGAAATAAAAGCAACAGTGTAATTAGGGTGCGCCACCAAAACGGACTCATTCGAACCCAATTAGGTGGGTTGGGTTAGTTTTTAAAAGTCAAATGGTTTTTTTTGGCTCCAAGTTGGGTTGGAACTGGGtatgaaaattcataaatttactTAATCGAAGTTGACTCAtctatgtttaatatatattatatttttttttgttagttacACTTTTGCCCCCTTCTCTAATATAGAACAAAATCCTAActttctatttatattttaatgaacCTTAGCAATTAGGTATTCAAGGATGTCAAAGAGGTAGACAGGGGAACTGAAGCCGACACGCTAGGCATATCAAAAACATACTCTTAAAGAGGTAACGGTTCCAACAGTTAAGGCACAAAGACACAGATAGAGGGCTGTAAATTGGCCTATTTGAtaagaaatagattttttttttttttttttttttttataaagacaTAAaccatttgaatttttatataactctttttttagaatctaatttataaatgaataaagcaatttgaaaacaTACAGGagatttcatataaaataaataaataataaataataataaaaaccaacAGGAGAATGGTCTTTAtttgtaggcaatgttttagtagaagttaaaaatgtatttttaccggattgtcttttagttttgtctctataGGCGTAGGggtttttttgaacaaaaaaaaatctagtccAAACAGGgcaagccccttaaatagtagtaaaaataaagaaataagtttttgtttttaattaactGGAAAGAGGGGTTTTTGGTCTTTTAACTTTGTGCCACTTAATCAATGTTGGGATGCAAAGTGTAAGAAAAGTAATAGTTTATGGTGCAAAATATGCATTCaaaaagtttagggtgcaaagcaTAATTTAATGTATAGTTTAGAAtggtaaagtataatttctCCTTAAATAAGATTAGAGtgtattttcaaattaaaaaaagggttGTGCTTAAAAAGATGGATTTCTTCTTTTAAACTCTTATCCCATTGGTGGATTCCTTGGATAGCGAGTTCTAATTTTGTATCTCTTTGGGTAGTGTTTATATATTCCATAGAGTGGTGAACTATCTATCTAAAAGTGTTTGgtctacaaaaataagaattggccccccaaatatttgaattagtttaataatgctcttaaaaaaaagtaattggtCCAATAATTATAgagatataactttattttttgcaattctattttttataataaaatgtgtTCTTATAtctattaaatatttaataaagtttggtatcaaacattttttaatctatctttttcaaccCGTTATGTGGCGATTGTAAGGTGGTGGGCCTTGTTTGTAATGTTGGGCTGCTTCCTACTATACTAGGTTCGAGTTTTCTAGATAAGGGAGTTGGGACCGGTCCAACTGAAACCCAccttggtccggcttgtgcacaaactacaCCACGTCTACCAGGCTTTGGTTACATACCCATGGCAAGCACAGCTACTATAAAGAAGTTATGGCAGGCAGATATAATACGGATAACACAAGAATATACAGTCACTACTTTTAGCCACAATAAATAAAGGTGAGCAACAAAAGGCTTTCCATACACAAAATAAGCTAAGTGAAAGATAAACAGGGTTAGCAAAATCAAAGTGTTAGTTTGCCATGCCAAGTAATCCACGAGCTCGAAACCAAAAAAGGGACAACCGTTCCCTCAACACGAGTAATCtcaaagaagaaattaattgttttgagaGAACAAGCCTAAATGGTCTATGCCTAAATACAGATCTTTTGCCTTTTATAGAGAGCAAAACTATTAAGGGAGAGAGGagatcaacctattggtgcatgcctatcgttctctgtttttcttttcctctcattacttcttacttttcttttcttttgttttacttcCTTTTCTTCCCAATGCTTACTTCTGGTTATGGTTTTTCCTAGAAATTCCTATTACTGTGATTTTTCCCTCCTCAGTGCACAGCAAAGGGTCCTTTATATAGAGTCTGTCGTGACTGgtatttactattttagcccttaactgCCTTTGTATGTGTGGGTGTCCTTACCAACCACTTACTAGTCGTCAGTTGTtcagccaccaccacttaccGTGTTGGCTGTGCTGCTCTCCTCTGCCAGATAAAGAAtgctattttgtttatttgtttgccATGGCTTTTCTACCCGTTACAATGTGTGtgtgctctctctctttatccctcatggcatgcacctagtggttccaactcattcttacttcttttgggtagcatgtcatcccagcagaacatttcccccaaaagagcctgaGCAAAAACCCCAGAATAaattttttccctctccccacCGCCAGACCATGCCCTCTTttacctctggcccatgacccaccacttcctatattggctgggtacaggttggtggtgccTGGGTCTCGCACGTGCTTCACCTTCTTCGCCTACTACTCATGCATTTGCCGTGATCTGGAGATTGGTCTGTACGTTCTGCCGTGCACTTTTGGCTTTTTATGGCGTGGGTTGTTTTCCAATCTACCATTCTTTATAACTTGCTTCTTTTGGGGGTTGGGCCTTGTTGGACCATGGGCCTTCCTTCCCCTGGCCTACTCTGTATTCACTTCATGGCCTTGTTAGCATTTTCTGTCATACCACTCTACTATTCCTGCTGTAATGTTGTTTGACACAATCTTGTTGAGCCTCTTTGGGCTTGTTATTTATCTCCCTCCCAGTGACTCAGTGTGTTCATTGCGCATTTTCTTACATTGTTTGCGGGCTCCTGTGACCCATTTCCCTCTTGGACATCCTTAGCTCATTTGCTTTTTTTGGGCTTCCTCAGCCCTTTTCCAATCCTGCTTTCTCATGGGTCTTTACTAACTCTCTtaggcttccttggcccaattACTTTATACCTCATCCTTGGGGCTAATAGGTCTTTCATTAGCCCATTACTTTCTTTGCTTACATTACTTTGGACCTGCTGTGGCCCATTCTTGGTTTTCTACATACTGCTCATGGGTttgcttcttctcttttttcgaGCCCATTCAAGCCGGTTTGCTTCCTCAGGACCCACTTTATGAGCCCGTGAGCCATtcattcctgccgcttgggctcCATGGCTTTTTCTTGCTTGCTAACTTTGGTCTGCCCGTATTGCTGGTCTTTTTCTCTTACTGGGCTTGTCAAAAATGAGCTTCAACAAcgattaacaagtcattgactcattaaaaaaaaattgtcactaaaactatacATGAAATGTGTCTTTCATTGCCATATAATGGATTAAAGCAAGGTAGCTTTAAATAAGTTTGGAGCCTAACttattcctccaagttttggatcattcatatttttttaaatttcattagttcaattgaaatattttttacttactttagcataaaatttgatagtttgtatttaaaatggaactttttaaaaatactatgaaaatggaaaaaatgaattttattttatgaatgatcgccatcaaaaataattttaattgaaaatactaagcttttttttttttttttttgttgggtgtgtgtatatatataacttgtcaaataaaaaagtgttgtATATATGATAAAAAAGCGCgcatgtatatgtgtgtgtgtggaagttgttttaataaatatattagtatCGCAACTTAGCCCCCTAAACAAAAATTCCTGACTCCGCCCCTGATTCCAATCATCCTTCATCCCCTTATCAGATCAATTTGGTTCTTCCCTTACAAATCCAGTAATCAGAAacaatagtgttttttttttttttttgacagttaATAGGATACTTAAGTCTAACCAAGTTACAAAGATGACATAGTTGACTATGATTGTGAATCGAAAGTACACTAAAACCTCTAAAACCAGAGCCACCAATTCCCTCCCATTTTTCTTTAGATTTAAAATATGtgacatttaaaaatcaaataaatgccATGTCTCATACATCCAACTAAAAATGAGAGAATTAGAGACCCTTTTCCAAGAAAATTCCTTGTACCATTTATCCAAAGTCTAAATATAAATCGTGTACACTAATATCTCATCTATTGaattaaatatatcaaattttctagACTAATACCATTGAAGAATGAGCTACAGATAAAATCTTACTATATTACAGTTCATTGATTGTTGCAgaaagatcaaagaaaaaaaaatgaggcatTTTTGCAGAGCAAGGGGTTAACTGGAGGCAATATTATTTGCACAAAATTATATGAC
Coding sequences within:
- the LOC126704744 gene encoding uncharacterized protein LOC126704744 → MHWWCTLDQFKAFHNIDIKIYKRLVIDLRLDPNQSKKVVAFWNCLERIGYANFVSVIQPLPDELLRALANETITCLILLDQGCQFYDVDKDLPIMLSLTKPAFSFWFFYQNRQKVISKINAFVTNVCDVAFSDIVPPQPVQSLQLQIGFIQPHQFSNRHEGFPSYTVLEAPSVSVPPNSTNSVRQLLPPATSSARPSPIVPSFHAKDRTLFVTFSKGHHVSKGELQDYITRRFGDCIESIYMKAQPEMGPPQFANVFLRSSSDIERILGGKETVDFLVNGKQVRGRLSGTKKQ